The DNA segment ACCGGCCTGCCGGCCGGGGGTCGGCTGTCGGTCATCGGCCGGTCAGAGACCGGCGAGCGGCAGGGCCGCCGCGACCAGCCTTCCGTTCGCCGCGGCCCTGTCCAGCGCGTCGCGCAGCAGGTCCTCGCGCGGCTGACGGCCGATCGAGCCGACCGGGGCCGCGAACATCAGGACCTGCTGGTGCTTGTTGGCTGCCGCCCGCCAGCCCTCGGTGACCTGGAGCGGCTGGTGTGCCTGCCACCAGGCCACCGGCTGCCCGCCGTTCGGGTGCGGCTGGAGTACCGCGTGCAGTTGCCCCACGGCCAGCAGGACCGACCAGCCGTGCAGCACGGACGGTGCGGTGGACAGCTCGGTCACGGGCATGAAGCCCTGCTCGACGAGCAGCGGCAGAAAGTCGTCGCCGGACCCGGGGGAACCGGGCTGCGCCACCGGCACGGTCGGCTCGACGACCAGAGCCGGATGCAACTCCCCGGCGATCAGGACCAGCCCGCTGGTCACGCCGAGCACGGCCTGCTCCGGCACGATGTGCTGCGCGACGGCCTGACCGGGAGCGGCCTGCGCGTTCTGCACGGGCGTCGGCGGGGCCACGGCGTCACCGTTGATGGACCGCACGGCGCCCTGGAGTTGCGCCTCGGTGACCTGGACGACCTGTGAGGGCAGGCAGGTGGAGTGCGCGAAGGCGAGGACGGCGGTCTCGTCCCCGATGAACAGGACAGTGCTGGTCCGCTCCTGCTCCGGATCGCCCGGTGTGCGGCAGGAGGTGCAGTCGTAACCGCCCGGGGCGGAATCTCCGGCGAGCAGGCGGTCGGCTTCTTCGTCGCCGATCTCGGCGCGTACCTCGTCGCTGACGTCGAGCATGCGCGGCACGGGTGGCTCCCTCGGGATGCGGTGCGTGGCGAGGCCGGGTGGGTCCCGGCCCGTGGTCCGGGACAGGTCCCCGGCTCATACAGAGGACAACGGGCGATCTGCGGCGGGAGTCACGCCCGGGAGCGAACGGAATCGAACCATCCTGCGCCCACGGTCACTTCCAGCGCGGAACCGGGCACTCATCGTCAACTGCCCGCAGTGTCAATGACGTTGGTCGGGTGAGATGGCTCACAGGGATAGCGGTCCGTTGATGGACAAATAGTGAAATCAGATGATGAGGTGGGTGTCCTGAAAATGCCGCTACCAGGGGTAATCGTGAACTGGCCTGCGAGTACGGGGAGTTACTTGATGCCGGACCGGTCGGTTGCCTGGATTCCCCTGCCGTGTGCAGCGAGCACCGCTCGGGAACGTCCGCCGACCGCACCAGACGGATCCGTCGCACCACCGGATCCGTCGCACGACCCGACGGCGGGCGGGGCGAGCGCGACCTGCCGTGTCCCATGACGCGGCGATGGCGCTCCGCCCTGGGGGACCCCGGGTCCTTGGAGCGGGAACTACATGTCCGATGGTGCCGACACCACCCGCGACGACGTCCGCGGCGCCCGGAAGCTCCCACGGTCCCGTACGGCGGCGACTCTGGCCGGCGCGGCACTGCTCGCGGCCCTCGGACTGCTGGCGTCGGCCGGCAGCGCCGCGGCGGCTGACAGCGGAGTGTGGGACCGCATCGCACAGTGCGAGAGCGGCGACAACTGGCACATCAGCACCGGCAACGGCTACCAACGGCGGACTCCAGTTCTCCGCCTCCACATGGCGCGCGTACGGCGGCACGGCCTACGCGCCGACTGCGGACCGGGCCACCAGGGCCCAGCAGATCGCCGTCGCCACCAAGGTCCATCCAGCAGGGGCAGGGCCGGGGTGCCTGGCCCACCTGCTCGGCACGTGCCGGGGCGTCCGGAAGCGCACCCGGCGCAGGCTCGGTGGCCGCCGGGGAAGCCCCGGCGAAGCCCCCGAAGCCGGCGGAGCCCTCCCCGCGGTCGCCCTCGTCGAACCAGTCCACCCAGCCGAAGCGGTCGGTCCCGTCGAAGGCGCCGGCCCAGTCGCCGGGCGGCGCGCGGCAGAGCTCGTCCGACGGTGACCACACCGCCCGCGCGGGCGACACACTGAGCGCCGTGGCCGCCCGGCACGGCACCACCTGGCAGCAGCTGCACGCCGCCAACGAGGCCGTCACCGGCGGCGACCCCGACGTGATCCTGCCCGGACAGCGTCTCGTGCTCTGATCCGCTCCGGACGCGCCGGGTTCCGAGGTGAGGTCCCGTCCGGCCGCCGGTTTCCGGTCACCGGGCGGGCCTGCCCCTGTGCGGACGGTAGCTGTCCGCACAGGGGCAGGCCGCGGTCCGGTTGCTGGTGCCCGCCGAGGAGGCCGCGGAGCGGATCTCGCCCTCCGCCGGCACGCTCCGGGCGGACGGGCCTGACACCTGTGTCCTGAGTACCGGGGCGGCGAACTTCGACGTCCTGATGGTCCACGTGCTGCTGACGGGCTTCGGGTTCGAGGTGCTGGAGCCGGCAGGGCTGACCGACGCGATGGCCGCGGCCCGCGACCGGCTCTCCCGCGCCCTCTCCCTCGCCCTGTCCCGGGCGGGGGGGACCGGACGCGGCGAACCGGGCGCGGCGAGCTGACGCCGGGGCGGGCGGATGGTGCGGGGGAACGGCGGATTTTCCGTGGGGAACCACCGCCGGGGACGCGCGCCCGTGGTCACCACGACGGAATGGGAAGGCCCGAATGGACCCGGGGCACTTCTTCGGGAACCCTTCACCGGGTTTATCCGCGGTGTTGACGCGAGGGCCGGTAATTGTGTTCGACCTCCGTATACAGAGGCTCCAAATCACCCATTCGTGTAAGGGTTACGGGCATAAACGTCTGTCGTGATCCTGTGACAGAAGTGTGACCGCCGGGGGATCTCGGGCAGGTGTTCCCGGTCCGGCCTTCCCCGTCCGCCGGGCAGGGCATAGCGTGACCGTATGGCACCCCTTCCGACACCTTCCGCGGAACCCGACGACAGCCCGGACGCCTATGTGGGTCTGCCCGCGGTCCGGGCCGAGCAGCTCGCGCGCGAGCGCGGCTGGGCGACGGTCCGGGCGTTGCCGCCGGGCGCGATCATCACCATGGAGTACCGGGTGGGACGGCTGAACTTCGAGGTGAGGGACGGCACGGTGGCGAGGTCCTGGAAGGGCTGAGACACGGCGACGGCCCCGGTTCCACGAGGGAACCGGGGCCGGGGTGGCGGACCGGGCTGTAGCCGCAGGGCCCGGCGGGGCCGTCAGAGGCGGGGCGCCGGGGTGTTGCCGCGCGGATGGCGCTCGCCGTGCGGCGGGCGGCGGCTCCCGGCGGGGGTGACCGGTGTGCGCTCCCCACGCGTCGAGTGCGGTCCCGGCGCCAGATAGGCGGGTGGCCGGCCGGCCGAGCGGGACGCCGAGACCGGCTCGGGTGCCGCGCTGCCCTCACGGTCGGTGAGCGGCTTGAGCATGACCGGTGTCGCGACGGCGGGGGCCGTGGGTGCCGTTCGGCCCCGCCGGGCCCGCCGACGGTCCCGCCAGTGGTCGCGCCGGCCGAAGATCCGGTCCTCGGCACGGGCGATCAGCGGCTCGAACCAGGGCAGGGCCAGTAGGATCAGCAGCCCCGCCACCCAGCCGAGCAGGACATCGCTCAGCCAGTGGGTGCCGATGTAGACGGTGGAGAGCCCGACGCCGAGCGAGGTCACCGCGGACAAGGCGGACAACCAGCGCCGCGCCCAGGGGGTGGAGGCCAGATAGGCCAGGATTCCCCAGGTCACCACGGCGTTCGCGGTGTGGCCGCTGGGAAATATACTGCCGCCGAGCCACATCTCGTTGGAGCCGATCTCGGTGGCGTAGTGCGGTCCGAGGCGCCCCATGCCGTACTTCGCGGCACCGACGGTGACGTTGAGCAACACCAGGGAGACCGCGAGCGCGAGCAGCGGACGCAGAGTGTGCTGCCGCCAGGAGCGCCAGCCCAGCCAGGCCGCGACCATCACCGCGGTCGGACCGCGCTGGCCGAGCACCACGTAGTAGTCGACGAAGGCGTGCAGCTCCGCCCACTGCTCGTACGGACGGAAGAACATCACCTGCCAGTCCAGCCGGACCAGCCAGGACGTGATGACGACGGCCCACACGATCGCCACGTAGAAGGCCAGGGTGGAGCCGAAAAGCACCGTCCGGTGCCGGCTCATTCGCGGCACGTCGAGGTGGGCCGGTCGTTCCGGCTCACGATCCAGCCTCGCGAACACCCGGTCCAGACGGGTGGTCTTCCGTTCGGTACGCACCCAATCGACGCTACAGGGAGTGAACGCGCTTCCCCGTCGAATCAGCGGCTTTGTGATGACGATGTGATGTGGGATCGCTCTCAAGGCGGCCTTTGTTTTCCGTGAATCGGCAATCTCCGGCCGTGGTCGCCTTCAATTCCTTTGATCATTCGAGAGGGCGGTTTTATCGCGCTTTCAGAATGCGTTCACCGAAAGCTGGTGCAGATTTTCCCCAATGCTCACCGCTCGTCGGCACGGGAGGAGCCGGGCGGGGCCCGCGGGAGCGGTCAGGGGGGCCCGGAGCCGTTCAGCCAGAAGGCGCCGTACGCCGCGGAGGCCACCGCGAGGGACCCCACCACCAGAGCCGGCCCGGGCGTACGCAGCCGGGCCAGGGCCAGGGCGGGGGGCAGCAGCAACGGGAAGGCGGGCATCAGCAGACGCGGTTTCGAGCCGAAGTAGCTCGACGCGCACAGGGCGAGGAGGGTGACGACCCCGGCGTACACCAGCAGCGGGAGCGGCTGGCGCTGCCGTACGCAGAGCATGTACAGCCAGGCCAGCAGTCCGACCCCGAGGATCAGCCCGAGTCCCGCCAGGGACGACGGAAACGACGTGAACTTCTCTGCCGTGAACCGGGCGAAGGCGAAACCGCCGTCGAACCCGTTCCGCCAGCCCGCCTGCACCTCGAGATACCCGAACAGGCCTTCCCCGGTCCGGTGCCCGACCCACAGAACGTAACCGGCGGCACCGAGCGGAGCGACGAACAGGCCGAGCGCCCGGCAGACACCCGTCCCGGGGGTGCCCGGCGGGACGAGCGCGCCCCCGGCGCGTGTCACGCGCCGGGTGGTCCCCTCCGGCGCGGCGCGTTCCCCGAAACACGCGCCGTCCACCGTCTCCGCGCCACCGCTCCCCCCGAACGAGCGTTGCTCGTCCTCACGGGTGCGGCGCTCGTGCAGGAAGGAGGCGACGCCCGCCGCCCAGACGGCCGCGACCACCGCCAGTCCGACCGGGCGGGTCAGACCGGCCAGCGCCGCCAGGACTCCGGCCGTCACCCAGCGCCCGGTCAGCACCGCGTACAGCGACCATGCGGCGAGCGCCGTGAACAGGGACTCGCTGTACGCCATCGACTGGACGATCCCGACCGGCAGCACCGCCCAGAGCAGCACCGCGCCCACCCCGGCCCGCGGTCCGTACACATGGTCCGCCACCGCGAAAATCCCCCAGGCCGCGGCGAGTGAGGCCGATACGGCGACCACGAAGCCCCCGTCCGCGTGCGACAGCGGCGACACCGCCGCCACCAGCCGCTCCAGCCAGGGGAGCAGGGGGAAGAAGGCCAGGTTCGAGTGCACGTCTCCGTTCGCCAGACGGACTTCGTAGCCGTACCCCAGTTCCGCGACCCTCGTGTACCACAGGGCGTCCCAGCGGGCCGTGAGCAAGGTGTACGCGCTCTTGCCGCGTGCCTCGCTCCACAGGACCAGGACGAGGAGGCCCAGGGCGCGCACGGCGGTGTACCCGAGGAGCGCCGGCACGGCCCTGTGCAGTGCTCCAGGTCGGGCCGGTGCGGCACGCGTCTCGAGATCGGTCACGGGCCCGATTATCGACCGGGTGCGCGGCCGGTCCTTCCCGCGGGGCGTGCGGGCCCCTGAGCGGGCTGCGGGAAGCGGCGGGCTGTGGTGCGGAAGTGGCGCACGCCACACCTGTCCGCCCGAGATGTGAGAGGTCCGCCACTCGATACCGGCGCGGCCTCGCGTACGCTGCCTGTCACTCGCCGTTCGTTGCGCGGGCCGGAGCCGTACCGCTCCTCTCCGGCCGAGTCACGGGGGAGTCCCCCACCCCGTGAGCCCGCCGAGGGCGAGGGAACATCTGGGAGGTCTGTACATGTCCGGGACGACCACGGCCGCCGCGCTGCGCCGTCGGGCGGCCGGGGCCGGTGCCAACCGCTGGGTGGTACTCGTCGTCCTCTGCCTCAGCCTGCTGCTCGTCGCCGTCGACGCCACCGTGCTGCACGTGGCGGTCCCCGCCGTCACGGAGGACCTCAGGCCCGGCGCGATGGAACTGCTCTGGATCGTCGACGCCTACCCGCTGGTCTGCGCCTCGCTGCTGATCCTCTTCGGCACCCTGGGCGACCGGGTCGGACGCAGACGCGTCCTCCTGCTCGGCTACGCCCTGTTCGGCGTCGCCTCCGCACTGGCGGCCCTCGCGGACAGCGCGCCGGTGCTGATCGCGGCACGGGCGCTGCTCGGCGTCGGCGGCGCGATGATCATGCCCGCGACGCTGTCGATCCTGCGGCAGGTCTTCCCTCACCGGCGCGAGCGGGCGCTCGCCATCGGTGTCTGGAGCGCGGTCGCCGCGGCGGGCGCGGCCGTCGGGCCGCTGCTCGGCGGTTTCCTGCTCGAGCACTTCTGGTGGGGCTCGGTCTTCCTCATCAACATCCCGCTGATGCTGGTCAGCCTCCCGGTGGGCAGGATCCTGCTGCCCGAGTCGAAGGGGGACGGCGCCGGCCCCTGGGACGTGACGGGCGCGCTGATGGCCGCCGCCGGACTGTTCGCGGCGGTCCTCGGTGTGAAGCGGCTCGGCGGTGAGTCCGCCGGGGGCCTGTGGACCGTGGTGTCGCTGGCCGCGGGCACCGCCCTGCTGGCCGCCTTTGTCCGCAGGCAGCGCCGGCGCGCGCATCCGCTGGTCGACCTGCGGATGTTCGCCCGGCCGGCGTTCAGTACGTCGGTGGGCTGCATCGTGCTGGCGATGCTCGCCCTGGTCGGACTGGAACTGATCGCCGCGCAGTACCTCCAGCTCGTCCTCGGGCTCTCCCCGCTGGAGACCGGACTGCGCCTGCTGCCGCTGACGTTCGCCGCGATGGCGGCGGGGCTGGCCGGCGCGCGGCTGCTGCGCCGGTTCGGACCGCGCCGTATGGTCTTCTCCGGCTTCTGCCTGACGGCCGCCGCGGTGCTGCTGCTGACCCCGATGGGCGGGCAGGACAACCGCGTCCTGCTGCTGAGCGGGTTCGTCCTGCTCGGCTTCGGTCTGGAGACCACCCTGTTCGGGGCGTACGAGTCGATGCTGAGCGAGGCGCCGTCGGAACAGGCGGGCGGGGCCGCCGCCATAGGTGAGACCTCGTACCAACTGGGCGCCGGAATCGGGATCGCGCTCCTCGGCAGCGTCATGAACGCGGCCTACGCGCCCGGCCTCAGGGACGTTCCCGGGGTATCCGCCTCGGAGTCCTCGGCGGCGCGGCACTCGCTGGGCGAGGCCTACGGGGTCGCCGCGCAGCTGGGCGGGCCCGCCGGAGCCGCTCTGAGGGACGCGGCCCGCCACGCCTTCGTGCACGGGCTGCATGTGACCCTGCTGGTCAGCGCGGCCCTGCTGCTGCTCGGGGCCGTCATGGCGCTGCGGCTGCCGCGGACGATGCAGTGCGAGCCGGCGACCGCGGGGGATGCATCCGCCGCGGTGCCCATGGACGGGCCCGCCCGGGTCCCGGCCGATGTCCCCGCCGAGGTGGCCGATGTCCCCGCGCCGAGGGAGGCCGCGAAGTCCCGCGTCTCGGTGTGAGGCGTGCCGCGGGGTGACCGGGTGGACGTGTGCGGCACCGCGTCGTAACGTCGGCCCGAACCCGACCAGCAGCGCTAGTTGAGCAGCACGAGCCGCATCGGCACCGGCCGGGTCCGTACCGGCCGCATCCGGTCCTGTTCGGCCCCGGCCCGATCGCCCCGGAGGGTGTCCATGTCCGCGTCCGCGAAGTTGCCCCCCTTCGACCCGGCCGACCCGCTCGGTCTCGACGACCTGCTGGAGCCGGAGGACCTGGCCGTCCGGGACACCGTGCGTGCCTGGGCGGGCGACCGGGTGCTGCCGTACGTCGCCGACTGGTACGAGAAGGGCGAACTGCCCGGCATCCGCGAGCTGGCCCGGGAACTCGGCGGGATCGGCGCGCTCGGCATGCCGCTCAGCGGCTACGGCTGCGCGGGCGCCTCGGCCGTGCAGTACGGGCTCGCCTGCCTGGAGCTGGAGGCCGCCGACTCCGGCATCCGGTCCCTTGTCTCCGTCCAGGGCTCGCTCGCCATGTACGCGATCCACCGGTTCGGCAGCGAGGAGCAGAGGCGGCAGTGGCTGCCGGGGATGGCCGCCGGCGAGGTCATCGGCTGCTTCGGGCTCACCGAACCCGACCACGGCTCCGACCCCGCCGCCATGCGGACCCACGCCAGGCGCGACGGCGGGGACTGGGTGCTGAACGGCCGCAAGACGTGGATCACCAACGGGTCGGTCGCCGGCGTCGCCGTGGTGTGGGCGCAGACCGACGACGGGATCCGCGGCTTCGTGGTGCCCACCGACCGCGCCGGGTTCTCGGCGCCCGAGATCAGGCACAAGTGGTCGTTGCGCGCCTCCGTCACCAGCGAGCTGCTCCTCGACGACGTACGGC comes from the Streptomyces sp. KMM 9044 genome and includes:
- a CDS encoding LysM peptidoglycan-binding domain-containing protein gives rise to the protein MRERRQLAHQHRQRLPTADSSSPPPHGARTAARPTRRLRTGPPGPSRSPSPPRSIQQGQGRGAWPTCSARAGASGSAPGAGSVAAGEAPAKPPKPAEPSPRSPSSNQSTQPKRSVPSKAPAQSPGGARQSSSDGDHTARAGDTLSAVAARHGTTWQQLHAANEAVTGGDPDVILPGQRLVL
- a CDS encoding I78 family peptidase inhibitor, which gives rise to MAPLPTPSAEPDDSPDAYVGLPAVRAEQLARERGWATVRALPPGAIITMEYRVGRLNFEVRDGTVARSWKG
- a CDS encoding phosphatase PAP2 family protein, yielding MRTERKTTRLDRVFARLDREPERPAHLDVPRMSRHRTVLFGSTLAFYVAIVWAVVITSWLVRLDWQVMFFRPYEQWAELHAFVDYYVVLGQRGPTAVMVAAWLGWRSWRQHTLRPLLALAVSLVLLNVTVGAAKYGMGRLGPHYATEIGSNEMWLGGSIFPSGHTANAVVTWGILAYLASTPWARRWLSALSAVTSLGVGLSTVYIGTHWLSDVLLGWVAGLLILLALPWFEPLIARAEDRIFGRRDHWRDRRRARRGRTAPTAPAVATPVMLKPLTDREGSAAPEPVSASRSAGRPPAYLAPGPHSTRGERTPVTPAGSRRPPHGERHPRGNTPAPRL
- a CDS encoding mannosyltransferase family protein, which translates into the protein MTDLETRAAPARPGALHRAVPALLGYTAVRALGLLVLVLWSEARGKSAYTLLTARWDALWYTRVAELGYGYEVRLANGDVHSNLAFFPLLPWLERLVAAVSPLSHADGGFVVAVSASLAAAWGIFAVADHVYGPRAGVGAVLLWAVLPVGIVQSMAYSESLFTALAAWSLYAVLTGRWVTAGVLAALAGLTRPVGLAVVAAVWAAGVASFLHERRTREDEQRSFGGSGGAETVDGACFGERAAPEGTTRRVTRAGGALVPPGTPGTGVCRALGLFVAPLGAAGYVLWVGHRTGEGLFGYLEVQAGWRNGFDGGFAFARFTAEKFTSFPSSLAGLGLILGVGLLAWLYMLCVRQRQPLPLLVYAGVVTLLALCASSYFGSKPRLLMPAFPLLLPPALALARLRTPGPALVVGSLAVASAAYGAFWLNGSGPP
- a CDS encoding MFS transporter, which produces MSGTTTAAALRRRAAGAGANRWVVLVVLCLSLLLVAVDATVLHVAVPAVTEDLRPGAMELLWIVDAYPLVCASLLILFGTLGDRVGRRRVLLLGYALFGVASALAALADSAPVLIAARALLGVGGAMIMPATLSILRQVFPHRRERALAIGVWSAVAAAGAAVGPLLGGFLLEHFWWGSVFLINIPLMLVSLPVGRILLPESKGDGAGPWDVTGALMAAAGLFAAVLGVKRLGGESAGGLWTVVSLAAGTALLAAFVRRQRRRAHPLVDLRMFARPAFSTSVGCIVLAMLALVGLELIAAQYLQLVLGLSPLETGLRLLPLTFAAMAAGLAGARLLRRFGPRRMVFSGFCLTAAAVLLLTPMGGQDNRVLLLSGFVLLGFGLETTLFGAYESMLSEAPSEQAGGAAAIGETSYQLGAGIGIALLGSVMNAAYAPGLRDVPGVSASESSAARHSLGEAYGVAAQLGGPAGAALRDAARHAFVHGLHVTLLVSAALLLLGAVMALRLPRTMQCEPATAGDASAAVPMDGPARVPADVPAEVADVPAPREAAKSRVSV
- a CDS encoding acyl-CoA dehydrogenase family protein, whose product is MSASAKLPPFDPADPLGLDDLLEPEDLAVRDTVRAWAGDRVLPYVADWYEKGELPGIRELARELGGIGALGMPLSGYGCAGASAVQYGLACLELEAADSGIRSLVSVQGSLAMYAIHRFGSEEQRRQWLPGMAAGEVIGCFGLTEPDHGSDPAAMRTHARRDGGDWVLNGRKTWITNGSVAGVAVVWAQTDDGIRGFVVPTDRAGFSAPEIRHKWSLRASVTSELLLDDVRLPAGAVLPGVTGLRGPLSCLTHARYGIVWGAMGAARACFESAVGYAKSREQFGRPIGGFQLTQAKLADMAVELHMGILLAHHLGRRMDAGRLRPEQVSLGKLNNVREAIGICRTARTILGANGISLEYPVMRHATNLESVLTYEGTVEMHQLVLGKALTGIDAFR